In Carbonactinospora thermoautotrophica, the genomic stretch GCACGCCAAGGGGGACACCGACTCGGCCGCCCTGCGGTTCGCGCGCCAGGCGCTGGAGACGCGGGGCTCGGCGCAGCGAAACAACCGCAACATGCTCGTCTTCCTCGCGGCCGACCGGAAGCGGGTGGAGGACCTGGAGGCTGCGACCCGTGAGTACCTGGCCTGGAAGAACATCAGCGGCCGGATCAAGGAGCTGAACCTCTCGCCCCAGCAGGTCTCCCAGGTCGAAACCCGGCTCGCGAACGCCGACCAGGCCGTGGCGCTGCGCATCGCCAGCACCTACATCTGGGCGCTGGTGCCGGTGCAGCCCGATCCGGCCCGGCCAGTGCAGTGGGACGTCATCAAGGTCGAGGGCGCCAAGGAGCGCTTGGCCGAACGCACCAGCGACAAGCTGCGCCAGACCGACCAGCTGCGGGCGGTGCACGCCGCCCGGCTCATCCGCACCGACCTGAACGGGGCGCTGCGGAGCGTGTGGGAGCGCGGCCACGTCTCGGTGGGCGAGCTGTGGACGTACTACTGCCGCTACCCGTACCTGCCACGGCTGCGCGACCGCGCGGTGTTCGACGCGGGCGTGCTCGGCGTGCTCGAGGAGCTGACCTGGGAGCTGGAGGGCTTCGCGCTCGCCGACTCCTACGACGAGGCGAGCAAGCGGTACGTCGGGCTGGCGATCCCGCACGAGGACCGCTACGGCCAGGTGACCGACGCGACACTGCTGGTCCACCCGGATGTGGCGAAGGAGCAGCGCGCCCGGGAGAAGGCCGAGGCCGCAGTGGTGCGGGCGGCGGAGGACGGGGTGGCTGTCACGCCGGTCCAGCCCGGTGTCTTCCGCGTGGAGCCGGACCGCCCCGAGCCCGTCCCCGACGCGGAACCGAAGCCGTCCAACACCCGGTTCTACGGCGTCTACCGGGTCAACCCCGAGCGGTACAGCCGCGACCTCAACCGGGTCGTGCAGGAGATCCTCCCGCACCTGGCGGCAGCGGAGGGGGTGGACCTGGAGATCACCGTGGAGATCTCGGCGCGCAAGGCGGACGGCTTCCCCGAGGACAAGATCCGGATCGTGACCGAGAACGCGCGCACCCTCAAGTTCGAGCAGTACGGTTTCGAAAACGACTGATCCCAGACCGCAGAGGGGGGCTTCGTGCCGGTCGAGAAGACGCAGAAGAGCATCGCCTCGCTCGTCGGGGAGATCTCCCGTGGGGAGATCAGGCTCCCGGAGATCCAGCGGGCGTACGTGTGGAAACCGACCCAGGTGGCGAAGCTCGTGGAGTCGCTGTACCGCGGCTACCCGACGGGCTCGCTGCTTTTCTGGCGCACGGACGAGACACCCGAGACGCGGGCGGTCGCGGCGGACGCGCCCGTCGCGAAGCCCGCGATGCTCCCGCTGTACCTGCTGGACGGGCAGCAGCGGCTCACCTCGCTGTACCGAGTGTTCACCGACCACCCCGAGGCGCAGATCGTCTTCAACGTCGAGACCGAAGCGTTCCAGAACCAGAGCGCGGCGACGAAGAAGGATCCCCGCTGGGTGAAGGTCTACGACGTGGTGGGTCCCGACGCGGACCTGCTGGACGTCCTCGGCCGGCTGGCGGAGCAGAACCCGCAGCTGGACCGCAAGGAGATCGGCCGGCGCCTGCAGCAGCTCGCGGCGATCTCCAAGTACGAGTACCACATGGAGGTGCTGACCGGCTTCCCGTACCAGGAGATCGCGCAGATCTTCGTGCGGGTCAACAGCGGGGGTCGCTCGCTCAAGACCACGGACCTCGCCCTGGCGACCCTGTCGGCCCGCTGGCCCGGGGTGCTCGCGAAGCTGGAGGCGGAAGCCGAGCGCTGGGCCGCCAAGGGGTACGGGGATCTGGACGTCACCTTCCTGACCCGCGCGCTGACCGGCGCCGTGCTCGGCCGAGGCCTGTCGGCCTGGTCCCACGGCCGGCTGGCGGCGGCAACCGACGAGGAGCTGGAGAGAGGCTGGCAGACGGTCCGCCGCGGGCTGGAACACCTGGTCCCGCTGCTCCAGAACAACCTCGGGGTGACGCACAGCCAGCTCATGCCGTCGCACGTCGTGCTGATCCCCCTGATCGTGCTGCTCGGGGAGCGCCCGGACGAGCCCCTCGACCCCGAGACGGCCAAGGGCCTGCTGTACTTCTTCCTGGTCGCGACCATCCGCAACCGGTACAGCGGCTCGACGGACACGCTGCTCGGCCAGGACATCCCCGCCGCGCGCAGCGCGGAGCCGGTCAAGGCCCTGCTCGCCAACCTCGGCGTGGTCGGGTCGCCGGTCGTCGTGACTGAGCAGATGCTCGCCGGGCGCTCGGTTGGCAGCCCGTACTTCTTTCTCAGCTTCCTGGTGACGCAGGACAACAAGGCCACCGACTGGTGGTACCGGACCAAGATCTCCGCCGGTGGGGAGGGCAGCCAGAAGCTCCAGTACCACCACATCCACCCGCAGGCCACCCTGAAGAAGGCCTACACCAAGGCGCAGATCAACGACCTGGCCAATCTCGCCTTCATCTCCGCCAAGGCGAACATGAAGATCAGAGATCGTTCGCCGGCCGATTACTTCCAGGAGCTGGACCCGCAAGAGCTCGAAGCGCACTACGTCCCCACGGGGGAAGAGCTGCGCACCCCGGAGGCCTATCTCGCCTTCCTGGCCGCCCGGCGCAAGCTGCTGGCCGAGGCCATGACGCGCTTCCTGGACCGGTTCCGCCCCTCGTGGCTGAAGACGGCAGCGGTGCAGCCCGCTGACAACCTGGATGGTTGCTCGGTGGAGTTCACCCTGTACGCCAGCAACTGGGAGCGTTCCCGCCTGCACGTCGTTGCTCGGCGTCAGGACACGGTTTGGGAGGCGTTGCTCGACGCCGAGGAGGTGGAGGCGGCCGTCAACGACGTGGCAGAGGGCCTCGACTCGGACGTCACGATCGGGGACGAGAAGGTGCCTCTCCGCGTGGTCGAAGATGCGGTCGAGCTGCCGCTCGGCCCGTTCGTGCTTGTGGGCACCCCCGCGGAGTGGAAAGGCGTGCTCGAACGGGAGCGCCAGGAGAGCCGCCCTGTCTCGGAGTGTCCCGTGGTCACGTCCACACAGTGGATCGGTGACCCGCTGCGGTTCCCCGTCGTCAACACCGAATGATCACGGGTATGGCCAGGTGCGGCGCGAAGGCCTGGCCGGCGGGTCAGGCCTTCGCTTCACCGGACCGATGACCAGACCGACGTGGCCTGGTAGGGCATGGGAATCACTCGATCTTTTCCAGGTCATCGGCCGCATGGAAGAATTCACCGATGTCGAAGGAGTCGAACTCCATCCAGCCCCAGCCGCCCGGAGGCGGGAGAAGGTCCATCGCCCAGGAGAAACGCAAGCGGCATTTTGAGCCGCGCCACCCGGCGAGTTGCCCCATGGCCCGGCACATGTCCGAGGTCACTGGCGAGTCGCTGAGGATGTCATCGAACCCGAGTACCTGCTCCCTGTCGTATTCTCCAGTTGCGTAGCGCACCTCTTGCCACAGCAGTCCATCCGCGGAGTGTACGGTGCTCACCATATCCTTGAGGATCTGCGCCGCGAGCCTCCCGAGCGGCTGAGCGTCGGCAGGAGCGCCGTCCGGAACTGGGGCGTGCGGGAACCGCAAAGTTACGGAATCGTTCCGCGGATGGCGGATCGCGACGTCAAACCGGGCGTATTCGTCAGGATCATCCACATTCAGAGAGAAATATTCGGCGGCTTTCCTGCAGGCGGTCTCG encodes the following:
- a CDS encoding GmrSD restriction endonuclease domain-containing protein encodes the protein MPVEKTQKSIASLVGEISRGEIRLPEIQRAYVWKPTQVAKLVESLYRGYPTGSLLFWRTDETPETRAVAADAPVAKPAMLPLYLLDGQQRLTSLYRVFTDHPEAQIVFNVETEAFQNQSAATKKDPRWVKVYDVVGPDADLLDVLGRLAEQNPQLDRKEIGRRLQQLAAISKYEYHMEVLTGFPYQEIAQIFVRVNSGGRSLKTTDLALATLSARWPGVLAKLEAEAERWAAKGYGDLDVTFLTRALTGAVLGRGLSAWSHGRLAAATDEELERGWQTVRRGLEHLVPLLQNNLGVTHSQLMPSHVVLIPLIVLLGERPDEPLDPETAKGLLYFFLVATIRNRYSGSTDTLLGQDIPAARSAEPVKALLANLGVVGSPVVVTEQMLAGRSVGSPYFFLSFLVTQDNKATDWWYRTKISAGGEGSQKLQYHHIHPQATLKKAYTKAQINDLANLAFISAKANMKIRDRSPADYFQELDPQELEAHYVPTGEELRTPEAYLAFLAARRKLLAEAMTRFLDRFRPSWLKTAAVQPADNLDGCSVEFTLYASNWERSRLHVVARRQDTVWEALLDAEEVEAAVNDVAEGLDSDVTIGDEKVPLRVVEDAVELPLGPFVLVGTPAEWKGVLERERQESRPVSECPVVTSTQWIGDPLRFPVVNTE